From Triticum urartu cultivar G1812 unplaced genomic scaffold, Tu2.1 TuUngrouped_contig_5111, whole genome shotgun sequence, one genomic window encodes:
- the LOC125528790 gene encoding uncharacterized protein LOC125528790 isoform X1, producing MQSPAPASSSLPYSPMPSFPESMVGKTLQLLLPYHDATIRGIERSKDDKLTRVKIEALPGVAFSAGELRLESTEGLKFVGALHMDDISGHECTLTVHDDQVHYCRSCTEVRVPAFHTFSETLVGWTVRFSGSDPYSIEVDV from the exons TGCAGTCccctgctccggcgagctcgagcttgCCGTATTCCCCCATGCCGTCTTTCCCTGAGAGCATGGTGGGGAAGACTCTCCAGTTGCTCCTTCCGTACCACGACGCCACCATCAGGGGCATCGAGCGCAGCAAGGACGACAAGCTCACCCGTGTGAAGATCGAGGCTCTGCCCGGGGTTGCGTTTTCTGCTGGAGAACTGCGACTGGAGAGCACAGAAGGGCTAAAGTTTGTAGGCGCTCTGCACATGGACGACATCTCAGGGCACGAGTGCACGCTCACAGTCCATGACGACCAAG TGCACTATTGTCGCTCTTGCACAGAAGTGAGAGTCCCAGCTTTCCACACATTCTCAGAGACCTTGGTAGGATGGACAGTCCGCTTCTCTGGGTCAGATCCCTACTCCATTGAGGTTGATGTCTGA
- the LOC125528790 gene encoding uncharacterized protein LOC125528790 isoform X2 — translation MAEKKEKDGSKTDQSFYGQLFERDVLIYVRDEQVCIGSKLSLRLPNKKILIKPAPNGPANINISHGKSSQRNRRSSKQKECEAEQKIEVAINGYGKIGRALARAALQSDGVAIVLSMIYLEEMKLVVCLGIYGTLK, via the exons ATGGCTGAGAAGAAAGAAAAGGACGGAAGTAAAACTGACCAAAGTTTCTATGGACAACTGTTTGAGAGAGATGTCTTGATTTATGTGCGAGATGAGCAAG TGTGCATAGGCAGTAAACTGTCACTGCGGCTACCAAATAAGAAGATATTGATTAAGCCAGCACCAAATGGTCCTGCTAACATTAACATCTCTCAT GGCAAGTCTTCCCAGCGAAATCGCAGGTCATCTAAACAGAAAGAATGTGAAG CTGAGCAAAAAATAGAAGTTGCAATAAATG GTTATGGAAAGATTGGGAGGGCGCTCGCTAGAGCCGCTTTGCAGAGTGACGGTGTTGCCATTGTGCTGTCAATGATCTATCTGGAGGAGATGAAATT AGTTGTATGTTTAGGGATATATGGGACTTTGAAGTGA